Proteins encoded by one window of Nitrincola iocasae:
- a CDS encoding tRNA-uridine aminocarboxypropyltransferase, which produces MLVPETDHPFPRKPFNARGSKVVRCDACRLPESFCICADICVAESAADFWLLMHHNEFYKPSNTGRQILQTFPGSGVSEWQRLQTQPEFETLLKQRKGSICLVFPEAPDYKHRMIKNTLELEGRPLFVIPDGTWRQARRIFRHSEYLQDLPVIEPRVLEGSCYFLRNSGPEHHLCTAEVAVALLAQMGDDIGASALLHNFKLFNERYYAAKGRNLQTAAT; this is translated from the coding sequence ATGCTTGTTCCTGAGACAGATCATCCTTTTCCACGCAAACCCTTTAATGCGCGTGGCTCCAAAGTTGTCCGTTGTGACGCCTGTCGTTTACCTGAATCCTTTTGTATCTGCGCTGATATTTGTGTGGCTGAATCTGCAGCCGATTTCTGGCTATTGATGCATCATAATGAGTTTTACAAACCTTCAAACACAGGGCGGCAGATATTACAAACCTTTCCTGGTAGTGGTGTTTCTGAATGGCAGCGGCTGCAGACGCAGCCTGAATTCGAAACATTGCTAAAACAACGTAAAGGCTCTATCTGCCTGGTTTTTCCAGAGGCACCTGACTATAAGCACCGCATGATCAAAAATACATTAGAGCTGGAAGGTCGTCCGCTGTTTGTGATACCGGATGGCACCTGGCGCCAGGCAAGGCGTATTTTCAGGCACAGCGAGTATCTTCAGGATCTGCCAGTGATTGAGCCGCGTGTGCTGGAAGGAAGCTGCTATTTTCTGCGTAATTCCGGCCCTGAGCATCATTTGTGCACGGCTGAAGTCGCGGTGGCGTTGTTAGCACAGATGGGGGATGACATTGGAGCAAGTGCGCTGTTGCATAACTTCAAGCTGTTTAATGAACGCTATTATGCAGCAAAAGGAAGAAATCTGCAGACAGCCGCAACGTGA